A segment of the Candidatus Saccharimonadales bacterium genome:
GCGGACTTTAGCCGGTTAGACGACAGGCTACGTGATCTTGAGCAGCAGCAGAGCGTGTGTATGCGCCGGATGTTCTATTTGGCGGTACCGCCCTCGGTATTTGATGAAATCATTATAAATATCGGTGAAACTGATTTAGACGAGTGCAGCCACGACCGACCGGGCATATTGATGATCGAAAAACCATTTGGTCACGACACAAAATCGGCCAAGGCCTTGGTCGATTTGCTGGGTCGCTATTTCCAGGAAAGCCAAATTTATCGGGTCGATCATTTCTTGGCCAAGGAAACCGTCCAGAATATTCTTTATTTTAGGTTTCACAACCCGATTGTAAAAGACATCTGGAACAGCCAATTTATCGATCATGTCCAAATAACCGTGGCCGAGAGCATCGGGATTGAGGGGCGAGCCGAATTCTACGAGCAAACCGGCGCGCTCAGGGATATGATTCAGAGCCATTTGTTGCAACTAGTTGCATTAACGACTATGGCCGAGCCGAAATCTCTAAACACGGCCGATATCCGCATGCAAAGGCAGGCTGCCCTAAAAGCCCTTAAACCGATTTCCGACGTAAATACCCAGGTAGTGCGAGGGCAGTATGAAGGCTACCTGGCGGAAGCGGATAATCCAGATTCTCGGATAGAAACCTATGTCGCGCTTAAAATCGAATCAAAATCAAAAAAGTGGCGGGGTATTCCAATTTACCTCCGGACAGGCAAGGCAATGGACGCTAAGTTGACGGAAATTACGCTTGTTTACGGCAGCGATAAGGAAGCGGCCCAGGATGGCCTCAACATGCTAATTATTAGGATGCACCCCAACGAAGGTATCGCGCTTAAACTATTGGCCAAAAAGCCCGGGCTCAGCTCGGCGACGGAGCAAATAATTATGGACTGGTGCTACGAAGCGCCAGAAGCGGGCAGGGTGAGGCACGATGCCTATGAGAAGCTGCTGGTTGACTCCATGCGGGATGAGCAAACGCTTTTTCCTAGTGCCGAGGAGACGATGATCAGTTGGCAGCTTATCGAGCCGGTTTTAAACAGCTGGCAAAACTCAAATCGTGTACCCGAGCCATACAAAAAACAGAGTGCCGGGCCCAAAGCGGCTAATAAAATACTAAGTAACGAGCCAATTAGCTGGGTGCCGCGCGATCTGAATATCTGCCATCCGAAACTAGAACGCCAACCTAATAAATAAGTTGGTTATTTTTAGTCTAGCCAAACAAAAATTTGGGTGTAAAATAATCGGTAGACCGCTCTTTGAGCGGTCTATTTTTTTGAATTTGGTGGAGGAAGATGGAATTGATTATCGTCAAGCCGCCAACTGGCAAAATGCCCGACCATTTGGCGTTACTATCGACCAAGACTTTAAAAAACATTTTTGGTGGGGGTGGATAGAATTGAACTATCGACCAATCGGTTATGAGCCGACTGCTCTAACCACTGAGCTACACCCCCAGCTGGCCTATTTTATCTGGGGCAAATGAGAAAAACAAACAGTCTCCTTACGGGAGGATGCTCTGATCGGCCCAATGAACCAGTGCCGTCAAGCCCAAAAAGCTAAAAAGCAGAAGCATAACCGACAGCAGATTTTCTGAATCGGTGCCGCTGATAATCGACAGTAGAATTGCCGCAAAAAAGATTGTCACCGCCGCGCCGCCGAGGATGCCGCGAAATACTTCCGTCACCTGGCGGAAGTAAGCGATTGCCAGTCCGATTGCTAAAAACGAGATAAAAAGAGCCAGTCCAAGCCGTACTATTTGCCTAAAGTCATCGTTGCCATGCGCCGCAAGGCTGCTCCGCAGCCGGGGTGTTTCAGCCCGGGGGACAAAAGTGTTGACCATGAAATAAACCAGTATTGGATACATCACGCCGATACCAAAACCTAGGATTCCGCTTATGGTTTTGTCGTTCTTGCTCATAATCCTAACCCTTTTTATCCATTTTCATTGCAGCCACAACCAAACCAATAAAGGCCAGCAGTATGATCAGTAATGAGCCAATATCTCCGAGACTGTCAAACACGCCAAAGAGGGAAACTACTAGTAGAGAGGCCCCGATGCCCATCAAGATTTTACCGGCCAACTCCTTGATATGTGCCCCGCTCGCCAATAGAATCGCTCCGACGGCAACCCGAACAGCAAAACTTAAAGCTTCGTCGCCGTCGAGAAAAATAACCTCAGGCAGCCGATAAAAACCGACCAAACCGGTAGTAATGGCTGCCAGCCCGAAGAATCCCAAAACGAATTCGCGCTCGGAAATCGATTTACGAGGTTTTTTGTTATTACCGTGAGATCCCATGAGCCA
Coding sequences within it:
- the zwf gene encoding glucose-6-phosphate dehydrogenase, with protein sequence MKPAEPTILVVFGITGDLSNRMLLPSLYHLELDELLPKSFKIVGTSRRKVETKDLKRAAAKFIREKDGQIDEPALGRLIERISMVKMNLTDQADFSRLDDRLRDLEQQQSVCMRRMFYLAVPPSVFDEIIINIGETDLDECSHDRPGILMIEKPFGHDTKSAKALVDLLGRYFQESQIYRVDHFLAKETVQNILYFRFHNPIVKDIWNSQFIDHVQITVAESIGIEGRAEFYEQTGALRDMIQSHLLQLVALTTMAEPKSLNTADIRMQRQAALKALKPISDVNTQVVRGQYEGYLAEADNPDSRIETYVALKIESKSKKWRGIPIYLRTGKAMDAKLTEITLVYGSDKEAAQDGLNMLIIRMHPNEGIALKLLAKKPGLSSATEQIIMDWCYEAPEAGRVRHDAYEKLLVDSMRDEQTLFPSAEETMISWQLIEPVLNSWQNSNRVPEPYKKQSAGPKAANKILSNEPISWVPRDLNICHPKLERQPNK